The Syntrophotalea acetylenivorans genome contains the following window.
TTTGTCTCGCGATGAGCCGTGTGCTTTTGACAGAAGCGGCAGTACTTTTTAAACTCAAGCCGTTCCGGCTTGGTTTTTTTGTTTTTGGTGGTCGTATAGTTACGACGCTTGCAGTCGGTGCAAGCGAGGGTGACAATATCCCGCATAGCTAAACCCTTTGGCGGCTCCGTTGAAACCAACGGAGCCGCCTGCAGTTATAAATTACTCGATAATTTCGCTAACAACACCAGCGCCAACGGTACGTCCGCCTTCGCGAATCGCGAAGCGCAGCTCTTTGTCCATGGCGATGGGCGTGATCAGATTAACGGTCATCGCCGCATTGTCGCCAGGCATTACCATTTCAGTGCCTTCGCCAAGCTCGACGATACCGGTCACGTCCGTGGTACGGAAGTAGAACTGAGGACGGTAGCCATTGAAGAACGGCGTATGACGGCCGCCTTCTTCCTTGGTCAGGATATAGGCTTCGGCCTTGAACTTGGTGTGAGGGGTGATGCTGCCGGGCTTGGCCAGTACCTGGCCGCGCTCGATATCCTCACGCTTAACGCCGCGAAGCAGGATGCCGACGTTATCGCCAGCCTGGCCCTGATCGAGCAGCTTGCGGAACATCTCAACACCGGTAACGACGGTCTTGGTGGTATCTTTGATACCGACGATCTCGATCTCTTCCTGAACCTTGACAATACCGCGCTCTACACGACCGGTGGCGACAGTACCGCGACCGGAGATGGAGAAGACGTCCTCGACAGGCATCAGGAAGGGCAGGTCAATGGCACGAGCCGGCTCGGGGATGTAGCTGTCAACAGCTTCCATCAGCTCGAAAACAGGCTTGCAGGCCGCACAGGCAGCATCGCCGCAACCGCACTCCAGCGCCTGCAGGGCGCTGCCGGGGATGATCGGCAGATCGTCGCCGGGGAAGTCGTAAGCGGACAGCAGTTCGCGAACTTCCAGCTCGACCAGTTCCATCAGCTCTTCGTCGTCGACCATGTCGGCCTTATTGAGGAAGACAACCATGGCAGGTACGCCAACCTGACGGGCGAGCAGGATGTGCTCACGGGTCTGAGGCATGGGACCGTCAGCAGCGGAGACAACCAGAATGGCGCCGTCCATCTGCGCCGCACCGGTAATCATGTTTTTGACGTAGTCGGCGTGGCCGGGGCAGTCAACGTGAGCGTAGTGACGGTTTGCAGTCTCATATTCGACGTGGGCAGTGGCGATGGTAATACCGCGCTCACGCTCTTCAGGAGCGTTGTCGATCTGATCAAAAGCCTTGAACTCGGCTCCGCCGCCAGCGGCCATAACCTTGGTGATGGCTGCAGTCAGAGTGGTCTTACCGTGGTCGACGTGACCGATGGTCCCAATATTGACATGGGGTTTTGTTCTTTCAAATTTTTCTTTTGACATTGCGTCAACCTCCCTTGTTTTTTTATCTTTTTGTCGTGACTTAGGTGGGGCCGCCAGAGCACTGACCGGGGCCGATAAAATTTGCTCCAAAGCAAAATACCCAGCGACGAAACATCAACAAATGGAGCCCACAACCGGATTTGAACCGGTGACCTCATCCTTACCAAGGATGCGCTCTACCAACTGAGCTATGTGGGCCTATTCGTGATTACGCCTACTGGAGTCGCTGCTTTTTCTAAAATGGAGCGGGAAACGGGACTCGAACCCGCGACCCTCAGCTTGGAAGGCTGACGCTCTAGCCAACTGAGCTATTCCCGCCCGAGAAAACGACAACCAACCTTTGGTGAAGCATTTTGGACTCGGCGACAGCACTGCTTCCAGTACTAACGGCATCAGCCTCCTGGGATACAGCCACCGGCACTTTGCCCGGCAAGATTATTTGGTGGAGGGGGGAGGATTCGAACCTCCGAAGTCTACGACGTCAGATTTACAGTCTGATCCCTTTGGCCACTCGGGAACCCCTCCAAAAGAAATTTCTTTGCTATTCAGTTTTATGCGCCGTCCGATGCGCAGCCTACTGGAGCTGGCGACAGGAATTGAACCCGCAACCTGCTGATTACAAGTCAGCTGCTCTACCAATTGAGCTACGCCAG
Protein-coding sequences here:
- the rpmG gene encoding 50S ribosomal protein L33 — protein: MRDIVTLACTDCKRRNYTTTKNKKTKPERLEFKKYCRFCQKHTAHRETK
- the tuf gene encoding elongation factor Tu, translated to MSKEKFERTKPHVNIGTIGHVDHGKTTLTAAITKVMAAGGGAEFKAFDQIDNAPEERERGITIATAHVEYETANRHYAHVDCPGHADYVKNMITGAAQMDGAILVVSAADGPMPQTREHILLARQVGVPAMVVFLNKADMVDDEELMELVELEVRELLSAYDFPGDDLPIIPGSALQALECGCGDAACAACKPVFELMEAVDSYIPEPARAIDLPFLMPVEDVFSISGRGTVATGRVERGIVKVQEEIEIVGIKDTTKTVVTGVEMFRKLLDQGQAGDNVGILLRGVKREDIERGQVLAKPGSITPHTKFKAEAYILTKEEGGRHTPFFNGYRPQFYFRTTDVTGIVELGEGTEMVMPGDNAAMTVNLITPIAMDKELRFAIREGGRTVGAGVVSEIIE